From the uncultured Desulfovibrio sp. genome, one window contains:
- a CDS encoding bifunctional enoyl-CoA hydratase/phosphate acetyltransferase — MVYKSFDELEAAVMQKAHKCKVAVVEAADEHVLEAVRHAVEVGLVEPLLFGKKEDIAAKLKAIGLPGDAYPIVETATPQESATGAGMAVKEGRANFILKGLIQTGILLKGLFKEETGFRTGRLISHMNIVQVATYPKLLALCDAAINIAPTLEQKRDIIQNAVDALARMGIDNPKVAVLASAETVNEKMPESVDAAALKEMNKNGQITGCLIEGPISYDLAVCAESAATKGYESPVAGDADLLVCPNIVTANVLIKCLRHTANALTAGIVVGGRVPVVLNSRAASAEDKFRTMVLAASAAG; from the coding sequence GCTGTGGTGGAAGCCGCAGACGAGCATGTGCTTGAAGCTGTGCGGCACGCTGTTGAAGTGGGCCTTGTGGAGCCGCTGCTGTTTGGCAAGAAGGAAGATATCGCAGCGAAACTCAAGGCCATAGGCCTGCCGGGCGATGCCTATCCCATTGTTGAAACTGCCACGCCGCAGGAATCCGCCACAGGGGCTGGCATGGCGGTCAAAGAAGGCCGGGCCAACTTTATTCTCAAAGGGCTGATCCAGACCGGCATTCTTCTCAAGGGTCTGTTCAAGGAAGAAACCGGCTTCCGCACCGGGCGGCTGATCTCGCACATGAACATTGTGCAGGTTGCCACCTACCCCAAGCTTCTAGCCCTGTGCGATGCCGCCATCAACATCGCGCCTACGCTCGAACAGAAGCGCGACATTATCCAGAACGCGGTGGATGCCCTTGCGCGCATGGGCATTGATAATCCCAAGGTTGCGGTACTGGCCTCTGCGGAAACCGTTAATGAAAAAATGCCTGAAAGCGTTGACGCCGCCGCGCTGAAAGAAATGAACAAGAACGGCCAGATCACCGGATGCCTGATTGAAGGCCCCATATCCTATGATCTGGCGGTATGCGCGGAATCAGCCGCCACCAAGGGCTATGAAAGCCCCGTTGCTGGTGATGCTGACCTGCTGGTGTGCCCCAATATTGTCACCGCCAACGTGCTCATCAAGTGCCTGCGCCATACGGCCAACGCGCTGACCGCAGGCATAGTGGTGGGCGGCAGGGTGCCGGTGGTGCTCAATTCCCGCGCCGCGAGCGCTGAAGACAAGTTCAGGACCATGGTTCTTGCGGCCTCTGCCGCGGGGTAG
- the buk gene encoding butyrate kinase, with protein MAETNYTVLSINPGSTSTRIAVYKNHELLFQKKVDHPAESLRGFESNVAQFPIRLDAILKALQEEQFDLHQLSAVAGRGGKLPPLLQGAYLVDEGMLDFLRHRPIDDHASNLGALLAHEIAKPLNIPSYIYDAVVMDQMEDIAKLSGLPEIRRKASCHALNMRAMAIKATASKGWKLADKNIIVSHMGAGISATVIHQGRMIDVITDEEGPYSPERSGGLPNRQLIDLCFSGKFDRHSATRRTRGQGGLMAYLGTNNALEVERRIAEGDEKARLVYDGMTYQVAKHIASLAAVINGKVDVVVLTGALANSSYIIDRVVPRIQFLGEVMVLPGENELEALAYGILRVLRKEEGFHTFHE; from the coding sequence ATGGCGGAAACCAACTATACCGTTCTTTCCATCAATCCCGGTTCCACCTCCACGCGGATTGCCGTTTACAAGAACCATGAGCTTTTGTTCCAGAAAAAAGTGGATCATCCGGCAGAATCCCTGCGCGGGTTTGAAAGCAACGTCGCCCAGTTTCCCATCCGGCTGGATGCCATACTGAAGGCGCTGCAAGAAGAGCAGTTTGACCTGCACCAGCTCTCCGCCGTGGCCGGGCGTGGCGGCAAACTGCCCCCACTCTTGCAAGGCGCGTATCTTGTTGATGAGGGCATGCTGGATTTTCTGCGGCACCGCCCCATTGACGACCACGCCTCCAACCTCGGTGCATTGCTGGCGCACGAAATAGCCAAGCCGCTGAACATCCCCTCCTACATCTATGATGCCGTGGTGATGGATCAGATGGAAGACATCGCCAAGCTCTCCGGCCTGCCGGAAATTCGCCGCAAGGCCTCGTGCCATGCTCTCAACATGCGTGCCATGGCCATCAAGGCCACCGCGAGCAAGGGCTGGAAACTGGCGGACAAAAACATCATCGTCAGCCACATGGGTGCGGGCATCAGCGCCACGGTCATTCATCAGGGGCGCATGATTGATGTCATCACTGATGAGGAAGGCCCCTACTCGCCCGAGCGTTCCGGCGGCCTGCCCAACAGGCAGCTCATCGACCTGTGCTTTTCGGGCAAGTTTGACCGCCATTCAGCCACGCGGCGCACGCGCGGTCAGGGAGGCCTGATGGCCTACCTTGGCACCAACAACGCCCTTGAGGTTGAACGCCGCATTGCCGAAGGCGATGAAAAAGCCCGCCTTGTGTACGACGGCATGACCTATCAGGTTGCCAAGCACATTGCCTCGCTGGCTGCGGTCATCAACGGCAAGGTGGATGTTGTTGTGCTTACCGGCGCATTGGCCAACTCCTCGTACATCATTGACCGCGTGGTGCCCCGGATACAGTTCCTCGGCGAGGTCATGGTGCTGCCGGGAGAAAACGAGCTGGAAGCGCTGGCATACGGAATTTTGCGCGTACTGCGCAAGGAAGAAGGTTTCCATACCTTCCACGAATAG
- a CDS encoding SLC13 family permease, with amino-acid sequence MAEIAAENKGNLVKNIRLAGSVLSIILGIWVALQAPPEGLNEKTMIALGITVWAVGWWITEIVPEFVTGLMMCILWSAFKCVPFKTAFATFSTSGWWIMVGAFALGAVAGKTGLLKRISLWVLKLFPASFAGQVWGLIGSGTVIGPLIPSMNAKATLSSPIAMGISDELGIERKSNAANGLFGACYVGFILMGHMFMSGSFSHYVLVGMLPEAYRGVTWLQWLLWSLPYGVCVFLGMGLFIVTCYKPKEKVSLPAGYSNAQLEKLGPMTRNEKLCMGVLIVTLLMWMTESLHKISAGEVSLMAMCVLMLLKVMDKNDFKTGIDWSSVVFVGSILNMASVIQSLKVDRWLGTELQPLLANVISEPALFIVTLVVVASLVKLVIVSLTSASAIFVLILPPIMIAHGMNPWIACMVTFAGSDIWYLSYMNSIYLCAHFGTQGKMARHSAMIKLSAAYTAICIVAFLISIPYWKMLGLIK; translated from the coding sequence ATGGCTGAAATAGCTGCTGAAAACAAAGGGAATCTGGTCAAGAACATTCGCCTTGCGGGGTCTGTTCTTTCCATCATCCTTGGTATCTGGGTTGCCCTGCAAGCGCCACCAGAAGGCCTGAACGAAAAGACCATGATTGCTCTTGGCATCACCGTGTGGGCTGTGGGTTGGTGGATCACCGAGATCGTGCCAGAATTTGTCACCGGTTTGATGATGTGTATCTTGTGGTCGGCCTTCAAGTGCGTGCCCTTCAAAACAGCGTTTGCCACGTTTTCCACCTCCGGCTGGTGGATCATGGTCGGTGCATTCGCCCTGGGCGCAGTGGCAGGCAAAACAGGTCTCTTAAAGCGCATCTCGCTCTGGGTGCTCAAGCTGTTCCCTGCCAGTTTTGCCGGTCAGGTGTGGGGGCTGATTGGTTCGGGCACTGTGATCGGGCCGCTCATTCCCAGCATGAACGCCAAGGCCACGCTTTCTTCGCCCATTGCCATGGGCATCAGCGATGAACTTGGCATTGAACGCAAGTCCAACGCCGCCAACGGCCTGTTCGGCGCATGCTATGTGGGCTTTATCCTCATGGGCCACATGTTCATGAGCGGCTCGTTCAGCCATTACGTGCTGGTGGGCATGCTGCCCGAGGCTTATCGCGGCGTTACGTGGCTGCAGTGGCTTTTGTGGTCGTTGCCCTATGGCGTGTGCGTTTTCCTCGGCATGGGTCTTTTTATCGTGACCTGCTACAAGCCCAAGGAAAAAGTCAGCCTGCCCGCAGGCTACAGCAACGCCCAGCTTGAAAAGCTCGGACCCATGACCCGTAATGAAAAGCTGTGCATGGGCGTACTTATTGTCACCCTGCTTATGTGGATGACCGAATCGCTGCACAAGATATCTGCCGGTGAAGTTTCCCTCATGGCCATGTGCGTGCTCATGCTGCTCAAGGTTATGGACAAGAATGATTTCAAGACGGGCATCGACTGGTCGTCCGTTGTTTTCGTGGGCAGCATCCTGAACATGGCCTCGGTTATCCAGTCTCTCAAGGTTGACCGCTGGCTTGGTACGGAGCTGCAGCCCCTTCTTGCCAACGTGATTTCCGAACCCGCCCTGTTCATTGTGACCCTGGTGGTTGTGGCCTCGCTCGTCAAACTGGTTATTGTGTCGCTCACGTCCGCCTCGGCCATCTTTGTTCTGATTCTTCCGCCCATCATGATCGCCCACGGCATGAACCCCTGGATCGCCTGCATGGTCACCTTTGCCGGCAGCGATATCTGGTACCTGAGCTACATGAACTCCATTTACCTTTGCGCCCATTTCGGCACACAGGGCAAAATGGCGCGGCACTCAGCCATGATTAAACTTTCGGCTGCCTATACCGCCATATGTATAGTGGCCTTTCTTATCAGCATACCCTACTGGAAAATGCTCGGCCTCATAAAATAA
- a CDS encoding sigma 54-interacting transcriptional regulator yields the protein MLPASFKPRILCVSIYGEMAQLVRHSAGQFGVEVDVFDGGIYNSGHLHALEVENRYDVIISQAGTAIAIQHMVKTPVVPIQITANDIVTPLREASERHQNLLCITYDSNLSVDIESLAAFARLKNFRQVIYRNEQDFNSIIARLPTLKDVAIVGFGGCVIEKAAQYGLPYYLIRSSKDSVHQAVLSARNIVDQHIKERTRSRRLNNIINYSLSGIVSVNRDKTIAICNRPAKQMLDLHGKKLVGMDIDAPSTPPELKQMLGNGEYTVDKVLPLKGKTLVVNRVPIRVREHDQGTIIVFQELSKIQKIEAEARVQLASKGLVAKYNFSDIIGSKNTLGPVVAEAKRYARSSASILIEGETGSGKELFAQSIHNFSERKKGPFVALNCAALPEHLLESELFGYEEGAFTGARKGGKPGMFELAHRGTLFLDEISEMSLATQVRLLRTLQEKEIFRIGGDRVINIDVRIIAASNRDLYAMAQEGSFRRDLFFRLNILPLQIPPLRKRKEDIPTLIAHFIKKSHQHVAGRSRLKFDNATLAALSAHGWPGNVRELEHILERVFTLYDEQQDFDALITDIMRRHCLRQGMSGPCHPLDDVLQVPRGTMAEMERFILEASLEEHGGNKKALADALGISRVTVWKKLKELEGEEQGRTDPKANMT from the coding sequence ATGCTGCCAGCCAGTTTCAAACCGCGTATTCTTTGCGTTTCCATTTATGGTGAAATGGCCCAGCTTGTGCGCCACTCCGCAGGCCAGTTCGGCGTTGAGGTGGATGTATTTGATGGCGGCATTTACAACAGCGGGCACCTCCACGCGCTTGAGGTGGAAAACCGTTACGATGTCATCATCAGCCAGGCGGGAACGGCCATTGCCATCCAGCATATGGTCAAAACACCTGTGGTGCCCATCCAGATTACAGCCAACGATATCGTCACCCCCCTGCGCGAAGCGTCAGAGCGTCATCAGAACCTGCTCTGCATCACCTACGACAGCAATCTGAGCGTTGATATTGAATCATTGGCGGCCTTTGCGCGGCTTAAAAATTTCCGGCAGGTCATCTACCGCAACGAGCAGGACTTCAACAGTATCATTGCCCGCCTTCCCACGCTGAAAGATGTTGCCATTGTCGGATTTGGCGGATGCGTCATTGAAAAGGCGGCACAGTACGGCCTGCCATACTATCTCATACGTTCCAGCAAGGACAGCGTGCATCAGGCTGTGCTTTCCGCCCGCAACATTGTTGACCAGCACATCAAGGAGCGTACACGCTCCCGCCGCCTGAACAATATTATCAACTATTCTCTCAGCGGCATCGTTTCCGTCAATCGCGACAAAACCATTGCCATCTGCAACCGCCCAGCAAAGCAGATGCTTGACCTGCACGGCAAGAAGCTGGTGGGCATGGACATTGATGCCCCGTCAACGCCGCCGGAACTCAAGCAGATGCTCGGCAACGGCGAATACACCGTGGACAAGGTCTTGCCCCTCAAGGGCAAGACCCTTGTGGTCAACCGCGTACCTATCCGCGTTCGCGAGCATGATCAGGGCACCATCATTGTTTTTCAGGAACTTTCCAAAATCCAGAAAATCGAAGCTGAGGCCCGCGTACAGCTTGCCAGCAAGGGTTTGGTGGCAAAATACAATTTTTCAGACATCATCGGTTCAAAAAATACCCTTGGCCCGGTTGTGGCCGAAGCCAAGCGCTATGCCCGCAGCAGCGCCTCCATTCTCATTGAAGGAGAAACAGGTTCCGGCAAGGAGCTTTTTGCCCAGAGCATCCACAATTTCAGCGAGCGCAAAAAAGGCCCCTTTGTGGCCCTGAACTGCGCGGCCCTGCCCGAGCACTTACTGGAGAGCGAACTTTTTGGCTATGAGGAAGGGGCCTTTACCGGAGCGCGCAAGGGCGGCAAGCCGGGCATGTTTGAGCTGGCCCACCGGGGGACGCTGTTCCTGGATGAAATCAGCGAAATGAGCCTCGCGACGCAGGTGCGTCTGCTGCGCACCTTGCAGGAAAAAGAAATCTTCCGCATTGGCGGCGACCGTGTAATCAACATTGACGTACGCATTATTGCGGCTTCAAACCGCGACCTCTACGCCATGGCGCAGGAAGGCTCTTTTCGGCGCGACCTGTTCTTCAGGCTCAACATCTTGCCGCTGCAAATACCGCCGCTGCGCAAGCGCAAGGAAGACATCCCCACGCTCATTGCCCATTTTATCAAAAAAAGCCATCAACACGTGGCCGGACGCAGTCGCCTCAAATTTGACAATGCAACGCTTGCCGCGCTGTCAGCGCACGGCTGGCCGGGCAATGTGCGCGAGCTGGAGCATATTCTGGAGCGCGTGTTTACCCTCTATGACGAGCAACAGGACTTTGACGCGCTGATTACAGACATCATGCGGCGGCACTGCCTGCGGCAGGGCATGTCTGGCCCATGCCACCCTCTGGATGATGTTTTGCAGGTGCCACGCGGCACCATGGCAGAGATGGAACGTTTCATTCTTGAGGCCTCGCTTGAAGAGCACGGCGGCAACAAAAAAGCTCTCGCTGACGCTCTTGGCATCAGCCGCGTGACCGTGTGGAAAAAGCTCAAGGAACTTGAAGGCGAAGAACAGGGGAGGACTGACCCCAAGGCGAATATGACCTGA
- a CDS encoding phosphoglycerate dehydrogenase, producing the protein MKILVTPRSFGKTNPELFDRLAQAGLEVIRNDTGGILSAEQMKEKLADCAGVILGVDPMDAPVLAAAPGLKAIAKYGVGLDNIDLAACKERGIAVSRTVGANSNAVADYALTLMLMVARKAGLIDRRCRQKDWGKITSIDLYGKTIGIIGLGAIGRCVVKRAQGFGMKILAHDVVWDDVWAAKEGVERADVDRICREADFITLHTVLTDDTRNLINAQRLASMKKTAVLINTARGGLIDEAALLAALKEGSIYGAGLDVFEQEPPADAAWYELDNLVMGSHCSSSTAGATETMGNMAVANLLRDLGL; encoded by the coding sequence GTGAAAATTCTTGTAACACCCCGTTCTTTCGGCAAAACCAATCCCGAGCTGTTTGACCGTCTGGCCCAGGCCGGGCTGGAAGTGATACGCAACGACACAGGCGGCATTCTCTCCGCCGAGCAGATGAAGGAAAAACTGGCCGACTGCGCTGGCGTTATTCTTGGCGTTGACCCCATGGACGCCCCGGTGCTGGCCGCTGCCCCCGGCCTCAAGGCCATTGCCAAATACGGCGTTGGGCTGGACAATATCGACCTTGCGGCCTGCAAGGAGCGCGGCATCGCAGTTTCGCGCACCGTGGGGGCCAACAGCAATGCCGTGGCCGACTACGCCCTGACCCTCATGCTCATGGTGGCCCGCAAAGCCGGGCTTATCGACCGCCGCTGCCGCCAGAAAGACTGGGGCAAGATCACCAGCATTGACCTGTACGGCAAAACCATCGGCATTATCGGCCTTGGGGCCATTGGCCGCTGCGTGGTCAAACGCGCACAGGGCTTTGGCATGAAGATTCTGGCCCATGATGTTGTGTGGGACGATGTCTGGGCCGCCAAGGAAGGCGTGGAACGCGCAGATGTTGACCGCATTTGCCGCGAGGCCGACTTTATCACCCTGCACACGGTGCTGACGGATGACACCCGCAACCTCATCAATGCCCAGCGCCTTGCAAGCATGAAAAAGACAGCCGTGCTGATCAACACCGCGCGCGGCGGGCTTATTGACGAAGCCGCCCTGCTGGCAGCCCTGAAAGAGGGCAGCATCTACGGCGCGGGCCTTGACGTATTTGAACAGGAACCCCCGGCTGATGCGGCATGGTATGAACTGGACAACCTTGTGATGGGTTCGCACTGCTCATCCTCCACCGCAGGTGCCACGGAAACCATGGGCAACATGGCTGTGGCCAACCTGTTGCGCGATCTGGGGCTGTAA